A single region of the Nicotiana sylvestris chromosome 6, ASM39365v2, whole genome shotgun sequence genome encodes:
- the LOC104247246 gene encoding uncharacterized protein → MDAVVSPHLLAVGEPNQKYNNPNPTHVMSQSYAARLQTLKTAGTSTKIDLNPVKFVHGELIIEFTMEEVKQFTIEEGLHQAVIMKFSYGKPDVHDLYKLIPKQYDIKGMCNIGQLEFRHILVRFNLFEDYVQFLSRSVGYIKDKGDEFFFRTFPWTIGFNPKEETSKSVVWISLPDLPPNIFAKKSLLSIASAVGKPLAVDKETQDRTRPSAARVKILLDLLDKHPKRVKLHIVDKSTGKFVEHYQEVVYDNLPKFCTFCKHQGHEERTCRLMTEKDKEDDGVGTKNMGVQELPVVETTGVEKL, encoded by the coding sequence ATGGATGCTGTCGTCTCTCCCCATCTTTTGGCTGTGGGAGAGCCaaaccaaaaatataataatCCAAATCCTACCCATGTTATGTCACAATCATATGCTGCTCGTTTACAAACCTTAAAAACAGCTGGTACTTCGACAAAAATTGATTTGAATCCTGTGAAGTTTGTTCATGGCGAGCTAATTATAGAATTTACTATGGAGGAGGTAAAACAATTTACCATTGAAGAGGGATTACACCAAGCAGTTATTATGAAATTCTCATATGGGAAACCAGATGTACATGACCTGTATAAACTCATCCCGAAACAGTACGACATTAAAGGTATGTGTAATATTGGACAGCTTGAATTTCGACATATTCTGGTGAGGTTCAATTTGTTTGAAGATTATGTCCAGTTCTTGTCGAGGTCAGTTGGTTACATAAAAGATAAAGGTGACGAATTCTTTTTTAGAACATTTCCATGGACGATAGGATTTAATCCCAAGGAGGAAACATCAAAATCTGTGGTGTGGATTTCGTTGCCTGATTTGCCTCCGAATATTTTCGCAAAGAAGTCATTACTGTCAATTGCTTCAGCTGTAGGAAAGCCTCTTGCAGTGGATAAGGAAACACAAGATCGAACAAGGCCAAGTGCTGCTAGGGTAAAGATTTTGTTAGACCTGTTAGACAAACACCCTAAGCGAGTAAAGTTGCACATCGTTGATAAGTCGACTGGAAAATTTGTCGAGCATTATCAAGAGGTAGTGTATGATAATCTCCCAAAATTTTGCACTTTTTGTAAGCATCAGGGGCATGAGGAAAGAACATGTCGTTTGATGACTGAAAAGGATAAGGAAGACGATGGAGTTGGGACAAAAAACATGGGTGTGCAAGAGCTGCCTGTTGTTGAGACAACTGGAGTTGAAAAGCTGTAA